CTCTACCAGGCTGAGCTACACCCCGTCGGTGCCCAAATATAGTAAAAGACGAAGATATATTTTTGTTTTTTTACCCGTTTTTTCGCTTTTTTAGCCAAAATTTGCGTATATTTCTGCATATGCAGAAGCGGGTTACTTTACACGGGATAGGGCCTATCGTTTTGACGGTGCTAGGCCTGTTCGCTGTTCTGTTGATCGGTTGCAGGACCGAAACCCAAAGTCAGCCCGCTCCCGTAGTGAAATCTTCCAGCTCCGTTCTTGTCCAGTCCTCTTCTAGCGAGGCAGAAACGATTGTCGATTCGGCAGTTGTGGATTCCGCGGTTTCGGACACGGCGTCTGCAGATACCGCTGTTGTCGATACGGCTACAAAAGAGATTAAGGCGGTAGTGGACACCCTGATCCAGTCCAGTTCCTCCGAAAGTTCCAGTTCTTCTGTCGCAGAAAGTTCTTCTGCAGAGGCGGAGTTGTCCAGTTCCTCTGAAACGCCTGTAGATTCAGTTCCGCAGGCAACTGTGGATTCTTCCGTTCAGGAGGTGGCCCTGGAAGAATCCCAGCCTGAAGTAACTCCCGATACCGCTACGGCAGATACGGTTATGCCCGAGGCCCCTAAGGATACATCCCTTTGTGCGGACGCTCCGGCCGCAGTACTTTGCGACAAGAGGGACGGCCAGATGTACAGGACCGTCCGTATCGGCAGCCAGGTCTGGATGGCTCAAAACTTGAATCATGCCGTTGAGAACAGCTGGTGCTATATGAACAGCCTTGAAAACTGCTCCAATTACGGCAGGCTCTACCAGTGGACTGCCGCCATGG
Above is a genomic segment from Fibrobacter sp. containing:
- a CDS encoding fibrobacter succinogenes major paralogous domain-containing protein — protein: MQKRVTLHGIGPIVLTVLGLFAVLLIGCRTETQSQPAPVVKSSSSVLVQSSSSEAETIVDSAVVDSAVSDTASADTAVVDTATKEIKAVVDTLIQSSSSESSSSSVAESSSAEAELSSSSETPVDSVPQATVDSSVQEVALEESQPEVTPDTATADTVMPEAPKDTSLCADAPAAVLCDKRDGQMYRTVRIGSQVWMAQNLNHAVENSWCYMNSLENCSNYGRLYQWTAAMALDKAYGHSLAGEHLGERHQGVCPDGWFIPSDKDMEILVHYVAESNKAAGLASEEVGTSIRKESGWEENDEEILGTNRYGFGAVPAGYRDANGSFAFLGEEADFWVAEEDPNGTQAPHWNLYYANQNFSGEYRNLKTFGFSVRCIKK